Below is a genomic region from Cellulomonas sp. P24.
GCCGAGCACGGCGACTTCCTCGGCGACGTCGACTTCTGCTGGTGCCCCGAGGGCCTGCGGGAGGTCGATGCGCAGCTCCTCGGTGCCACCGGCGACGTCGCGCGCCGTCGGGTCCTCGAGGTCGGTGCGGGCGCCGCCCAGTGCTCGCGATGGTTGCGTCACCAGTCGCCGGGCGGCGCCGGGGAGATCGTCGCCACGGACGTCTCCGCCGGCATGCTGGCCAGCGCAGCCGCGATCGACCGGCGCACGGGGCGTGCGACCCCTGCCGTGCAGGCGGACGCCCGGCACCTTCCGTTCGCGGACGCCAGCTTCGACGTCGCGTTCACCGCGTTCGGTGCGCTCCCGTTCCTCCCCGACGCCGACCGGGTCCACCGTGAGGTCGCGCGGGTTCTCCGTCCCGGTGGTCGCTGGGTCTTCTCCGTGACCCACCCGATCCGGTGGGCGTTCCCCGACGACCCCGGGACCGGCGGGCTGACGGCGAACCGCTCGTACTTCGACCGGCGCCCGTACGTCGAGCTCGACGACGC
It encodes:
- a CDS encoding class I SAM-dependent methyltransferase — encoded protein: MTDDDRGRLARAGYLDVPDATGGRAGRSWWDANAADYLAEHGDFLGDVDFCWCPEGLREVDAQLLGATGDVARRRVLEVGAGAAQCSRWLRHQSPGGAGEIVATDVSAGMLASAAAIDRRTGRATPAVQADARHLPFADASFDVAFTAFGALPFLPDADRVHREVARVLRPGGRWVFSVTHPIRWAFPDDPGTGGLTANRSYFDRRPYVELDDAGRVLYAEYHRTLGDHVAEVASAGFMIDRVVEPAWPDGHDQVWGGWGPVRGALLPGTAIFVTHLVGAP